The following coding sequences are from one Frigoribacterium sp. Leaf415 window:
- a CDS encoding very short patch repair endonuclease codes for MTTRSETVSIRSSATDTLDCDAATSQRMIRIARTDTAPELALRRALHSRGWRYFVDRTIEGTRCRPDLSFPRLRVAVFVDGCFWHYCEEHAQLPRRNGDYWLDKLLGNRRRDVTTTSRLERAGWSVVRVWEHEPLREAAGKVEAELLSARRRLGVSHGPAERTGPDEPAHPSTCPG; via the coding sequence ATGACGACCCGCTCCGAGACGGTCTCGATCCGCTCGTCCGCCACTGACACCCTCGACTGCGACGCAGCCACCAGCCAGCGGATGATTCGGATCGCCCGCACGGACACCGCGCCGGAGCTCGCTCTCAGGAGGGCGCTCCACTCCCGGGGCTGGCGGTACTTCGTCGACCGTACGATCGAAGGGACCCGGTGTCGACCTGACCTGTCCTTTCCCCGGCTCCGAGTCGCCGTGTTCGTCGACGGCTGCTTCTGGCACTACTGCGAGGAGCACGCGCAGCTTCCCCGACGAAACGGCGATTACTGGCTCGACAAGCTGCTCGGCAATCGCCGACGCGACGTGACGACGACCTCCCGCCTCGAGCGAGCTGGCTGGTCGGTGGTTCGCGTCTGGGAACACGAACCCCTCCGAGAAGCAGCAGGAAAGGTGGAGGCCGAACTCCTCTCCGCCCGCCGCCGACTGGGCGTCTCCCACGGCCCAGCAGAGCGGACCGGACCGGATGAGCCCGCGCACCCGTCCACCTGCCCGGGGTGA
- a CDS encoding DEAD/DEAH box helicase has protein sequence MSDTTEQAPSDATEQADTTPTFADLGLSDQVLKAIREIGYETPSAIQAATIPTLLDGRDVVGLAQTGTGKTAAFALPILSRLDVSAKKPQALVLSPTRELALQVCEAFEQFASGMRGVHVLPVYGGQAYGVQLSALRRGVHVVVGTPGRIMDHLAKGTLDLSELKYLVLDEADEMLKMGFAEDVETILADTPDDKQVALFSATMPPQIRRISKQYLNDAEEITVKAKTTTSVNTTQRYLMVSYPQKVDALTRILEVENFEGMIIFVRTKSETETLAEKLRARGYSAAAISGDVAQAQRERTVNQLKSGKLDILVATDVAARGLDVDRISHVVNYDIPIDTESYVHRIGRTGRAGRSGAAISFVTPRERRLLGAIEKATRQPLTQMQLPTVEDVNSTRLTRFDDAITEALSQDSRISAFRDIISHYVEHHDVPEADVAAALAVVAQGETPLLLDPKDERPQRDERPLRERDDRAPRGGRDDDRGERRERGPRTSKPMTAYRIEVGRRHRVEPRQIVGALANEGGLSRDDFGAIQIRPDFSVVELASDVSTDMLDRLSDTRISGKLIEIKPDRRGGAPRRDDRPDRSQGGERPARKPRY, from the coding sequence ATGAGTGACACCACCGAGCAAGCCCCGAGCGACGCCACAGAGCAAGCCGACACGACGCCGACGTTCGCCGATCTGGGCTTGAGCGACCAGGTCCTGAAGGCCATTCGTGAGATCGGCTACGAGACCCCTTCGGCCATCCAGGCCGCCACGATCCCCACCCTGCTCGACGGCCGCGACGTCGTCGGCCTCGCGCAGACCGGCACCGGCAAGACCGCGGCCTTCGCCCTCCCCATCCTGTCGCGCCTCGACGTCTCGGCCAAGAAGCCGCAGGCCCTCGTGCTGTCGCCGACGCGCGAGCTCGCGTTGCAGGTCTGCGAGGCGTTCGAGCAGTTCGCCTCCGGCATGCGTGGCGTCCACGTCCTGCCCGTCTACGGCGGCCAGGCCTACGGCGTGCAGCTGAGCGCCCTGCGCCGCGGCGTCCACGTCGTCGTCGGCACGCCCGGTCGCATCATGGACCACCTCGCCAAGGGCACCCTCGATCTCAGCGAGCTCAAGTACCTCGTGCTCGACGAGGCCGACGAGATGCTCAAGATGGGCTTCGCCGAGGACGTCGAGACGATCCTCGCCGACACCCCCGACGACAAGCAGGTGGCGCTGTTCTCGGCCACGATGCCGCCGCAGATCCGTCGCATCTCGAAGCAGTACCTGAACGACGCCGAAGAGATCACGGTCAAGGCGAAGACCACGACCTCGGTCAACACCACCCAGCGCTACCTGATGGTGTCGTACCCGCAGAAGGTCGACGCCCTGACGCGCATCCTCGAGGTCGAGAACTTCGAGGGCATGATCATCTTCGTCCGCACCAAGAGCGAGACCGAGACCCTCGCCGAGAAGCTGCGCGCCCGCGGCTACTCGGCCGCGGCCATCAGCGGTGACGTCGCCCAGGCCCAGCGCGAGCGCACGGTCAACCAGCTGAAGAGCGGCAAGCTCGACATCCTCGTGGCGACCGACGTCGCGGCCCGTGGTCTCGACGTCGACCGCATCAGCCACGTCGTCAACTACGACATCCCGATCGACACCGAGTCGTACGTGCACCGCATCGGTCGCACCGGCCGTGCCGGCCGCAGCGGTGCCGCGATCAGCTTCGTCACGCCGCGCGAGCGCCGCCTGCTGGGTGCGATCGAGAAGGCCACCCGTCAGCCGCTCACGCAGATGCAGCTGCCGACCGTCGAGGACGTCAACAGCACCCGGCTCACCCGGTTCGACGACGCCATCACCGAGGCCCTGTCGCAGGACAGCCGCATCTCGGCGTTCCGCGACATCATCAGCCACTACGTCGAGCACCACGACGTGCCCGAAGCCGACGTCGCCGCGGCCCTCGCCGTGGTCGCCCAGGGCGAGACGCCCCTGCTGCTCGACCCGAAGGACGAGCGACCGCAGCGCGACGAGCGTCCGCTGCGCGAGCGCGACGACCGCGCCCCGCGCGGCGGCCGCGACGACGACCGGGGCGAGCGCCGCGAGCGCGGACCGCGCACGTCGAAGCCGATGACGGCGTACCGCATCGAGGTCGGTCGTCGTCACCGTGTCGAGCCGCGTCAGATCGTCGGTGCCCTGGCGAACGAGGGCGGTCTCAGCCGTGACGACTTCGGGGCGATCCAGATCCGTCCCGACTTCTCGGTCGTCGAGCTCGCCTCGGACGTCTCGACCGACATGCTCGACCGTCTGAGCGACACCCGCATCAGCGGCAAGCTCATCGAGATCAAGCCCGACCGCCGAGGAGGCGCGCCCCGCCGCGACGACCGCCCCGACCGGTCGCAGGGTGGCGAGCGGCCCGCCCGCAAGCCCCGCTACTAG